A DNA window from Cutaneotrichosporon cavernicola HIS019 DNA, chromosome: 2 contains the following coding sequences:
- a CDS encoding uncharacterized protein (ZIP Zinc transporter): protein MGLLVGAALAIIIPEGVATMYAADAKSTHAIGFSLLSGFALMLLVENVCPHPNHPHHDEDEEHTHFLPERRASMAPMLPKEQEECSSHATAHGMSATLGLVIHGLADGIALGASSLSDNPQLGLVVFLAVLVHKGPSALGLTTTLLQLHLSPAQVRPRLIIFSLAAPVGALVTYLLVQLFGTGKGHSLGWWTGAVLLFSGGSFLYVATVIQPISETGPDDHCHHPHHEVHRETDGPRLENSTRTSLILLGMALPAALALLVGGHDH from the exons ATGGGGTTACTCGTTGGCGCTGCGCTCGCAATCATCATCCCAGA GGGCGTAGCGACAATGTAcgcggccgacgccaagagcACACACGCCATCGGgttctccctcctctcggGGTTTGCCCTCATGCTTCT CGTGGAGAATGTGTGTCCTCACCCCAACCATCCGCACcacgatgaggacgaggaacACACACACTTTCTTCCGGAACGGAGAGCAAGCATGGCTCCGATGCTGCCTaaggagcaggaggaaTGTTCGTCACATGCTACAGCGCATGGCATGAGCGCGACTCTTGGACTTGTTATTCATGGTCTCGCGGATGGAATTGCGCTCGGCGCTAGCAGTCTGTCGGATAACCCGCAACTTGGGCTTGTCGTTTTCCTCGCGGTGCTGGTGCACAAGG GCCCCTCGGCACTCGGCCTCACCACCACATTGCTCCAGCTGCACCTCAGCCCTGCGCAGGTGCGCCCCCGCCTCATCATCTTcagcctcgccgcgcccgttggcgcgctcgtcacTTACCTCCTCGTGCAGCTGTTCGGCACGGGTAAGGGCCACAGCCTTGGATGGTGGACTGGTGCGGTGCTGCTCTTCTCG GGCGGCTCATTCCTCTACGTCGCCACCGTCATCCAGCCCATCTCGGAGACGGGACCCGACGACCACTGCCACCACCCGCACCATGAGGTGCACAGAGAGACCGACGGACCGCGTCTCGAGAACTCGACACGCACCAgtctcatcctcctcggcatggCATTGCCTGCAGCCCTCGCACTGTTGGTTGGTGGCCATGACCACTAG